A part of Fervidobacterium thailandense genomic DNA contains:
- the wecB gene encoding non-hydrolyzing UDP-N-acetylglucosamine 2-epimerase: MKIAIVFGTRPEIIKLAPLYLKAKEMGVNAQFICTGQHREMVDMMKGIFGIEADYDMNVMVQNQTPNMVAAKVISQFETYAKDEAFDWVLIQGDTTTAMAAAIAAFNMGLKVGHVEAGLRSGNLYDPFPEEMNRRVIDQVSELLFAPTEKAVNQLLSEGFTKERIRLTGNTVIDAQYYVMTHFDLDKIRRSIAGDGDYFLVTLHRRENIGPRMKNILRAMRRFVEREKIGIVFPVHKNPKVRDIVYNELGDCRYSKLIEPVDYVTLTALLQGARFVATDSGGIQEEAPTFRKFVVVCRETTERPELIEHGFGVLAGTTEESVFENLSRALHVEIPNKPNPFGDGKASERILKNLLNVGQ; encoded by the coding sequence GTGAAGATTGCGATCGTGTTCGGAACAAGACCGGAGATAATCAAACTCGCACCACTGTACCTCAAAGCCAAGGAGATGGGTGTAAACGCTCAATTTATCTGCACAGGTCAGCACAGGGAAATGGTTGACATGATGAAGGGTATCTTTGGTATAGAAGCCGATTACGACATGAACGTCATGGTTCAGAACCAGACCCCTAACATGGTGGCTGCGAAGGTTATTTCTCAATTTGAAACTTACGCAAAAGATGAGGCATTCGATTGGGTACTCATTCAAGGCGATACCACAACCGCGATGGCTGCGGCGATAGCCGCCTTCAACATGGGATTGAAAGTTGGGCACGTGGAGGCAGGGTTAAGGAGCGGAAATCTGTACGATCCGTTCCCCGAGGAGATGAACAGGAGAGTTATCGACCAAGTTTCTGAGTTACTTTTCGCACCAACTGAAAAGGCTGTAAATCAGCTCTTATCCGAAGGTTTCACGAAAGAGCGCATAAGGCTAACCGGTAACACCGTCATCGATGCGCAATATTACGTAATGACGCACTTCGATTTGGACAAGATAAGACGGAGTATCGCCGGTGATGGGGACTATTTTCTCGTCACGCTTCACAGAAGGGAGAACATAGGACCTCGCATGAAGAACATTCTCCGAGCCATGAGAAGATTCGTCGAGCGCGAGAAGATAGGAATAGTATTCCCTGTACACAAAAATCCGAAGGTACGCGATATCGTTTACAACGAGCTTGGCGATTGTAGATACTCAAAACTTATCGAACCTGTTGATTACGTGACACTCACGGCCCTCCTCCAAGGAGCACGTTTTGTGGCAACTGACAGTGGTGGCATCCAGGAAGAGGCCCCTACTTTCAGAAAATTCGTCGTCGTTTGTCGTGAGACGACAGAGCGTCCAGAGTTGATAGAGCACGGATTTGGGGTTCTTGCCGGAACCACGGAGGAATCGGTGTTTGAAAATCTCAGCAGAGCGTTGCACGTTGAGATTCCAAACAAGCCAAACCCCTTCGGTGACGGAAAGGCATCTGAGCGGATACTCAAAAACCTTTTGAACGTCGGCCAGTAA